In the Rhizophagus irregularis chromosome 8, complete sequence genome, one interval contains:
- a CDS encoding uncharacterized protein (CAZy:GT49): MWLSKQKKVAYVNSKSTVLNIINLNLQRNFPNLHLVGKCLDQPIAMLPIFSSTNSPRLTPKTFLSWLITTRLVRIIVISFITFSAIFSFTHLFRGFYFGRSKILHPISRTYDTNQISPLSEMNNLYRFSKMHSKTSKLFTDSLYPYYYRAERTPELDDITVTTFVSQQGFDDLIRLAEAWQGPVSAVLHVPTETLDDKDPRIVNILATYNDLYKRNAILKQNVDIHLLAGPVSINNVTILPRPTNFHFNIARFFARSEFVLFLDQDTWPTQRARKILRKHKEILLQNDILVLPTFVFTELSTSHTSNDFPRSIEELTKLAKRKYMGLKDSGWSLNKGPTSYENWLKKKVYNVSDYEMHYQPNFVVRRGRELPWCTERFDNFENSKAACLLQMYISGSELWVIPEAFLIEYHYNRHSYLLKPIESKWEKTIKDRMYTKFFREACIHYAKILDSMGEWNTPKANHVKQQCARIITNWGLGIIDGLTADSITVL, from the exons ATGTGGCTTTCCAAGCAAAAGAAAGTTGCCTACGTAAATTCTAAATCAACTgttttaaatatcattaatttgaatttacaGAGAAATTTTCCGAATTTACACTTAGTTGGTAag TGCTTAGACCAGCCTATTGCGATGTTGCCAATTTTTAGTTCAACCAACTCGCCAAGGCTTACACcgaaaacatttttatcaTGGCTAATAACAACAAGGCTCGTCAGAATAATTGTGATATCTTTTATCACATTCTCTGCGATTTTCTCCTTCACACATTTATTTAGAGGATTTTATTTTGGAAgatctaaaattttacatCCCATATCGAGAACATATG ACACAAATCAGATTTCTCCGTTATctgaaatgaataatttatatagattttctAAAATGCATTCTAAAACTTCAAAGTTATTTACCGATAGTCTATACCCTTATTATTATCGTGCAGAGCGTACACCTGAATTAGACGACATAACTGTCACTACTTTTGTATCTCAACAAGGTTTTGACGATTTAATAAGACTAGCCGAAGCTTGGCAAG gtCCTGTGTCAGCGGTTCTTCATGTGCCAACGGAAACACTTGATGACAAGGATCCGAGAATTGTAAATATTCTCGCAACATATAACGAtctatataaaagaaatgcaATTCTTAAACAAAATGTTGATATTCATCTTTTAGCGGGTCCAGTATCTATCAATAATGTTACAATATTACCACGGCCTACTAATTTTCATTTCAATATTGCAAGATTTTTTGCTCGTTcagaatttgtattatttttagatcaaGATACATGGCCAACACAACGTGCACGAAAAATACTTAGAAAGcataaagaaattcttttgcAAAATGATATTCTTGTTTTACCTACATTTGTTTTTACTGAGCTTTCCACAAGCCATACAAGTAATGATTTTCCGCGTTCAATTGaagaattaacaaaattagcTAAACGGAAATATATGGGATTAAAAGATAGTGGTTGGTCGCTTAATAAAGGTCCAACAAGTTATGAAAATTGgttgaaaaaaaaggtatataaTGTATCCGATTACGAAATGCATTATCAACCGAATTTTGTTGTAAGGCGAGGAAGAGAGCTTCCATg GTGTACCGAaagatttgataattttgagaACAGCAAAGCGGCATGCTTGCTCCAAATGTATATAAGTGGGTCAGAATTATGGGTAATACCTGAAGCGTTTTTAATAGAATATCATTATAATCGACATTCATATCTTCTTAAACCTATAGAATCTAAATGGGAG AAAACCATTAAAGATCGAATGTATACTAAATTCTTTCGAGAGGCATGTATTCATTACGCAAAAATATTAGATTCAATGGGCGAATGGAATACACCCAAAGCAAATCATGTTAAACAACAATGTGCTAGAATAATAACGAATTGGGGTCTAGGTATAATTGATGGTTTAACTGCAGATAGTATTACagttctttaa
- a CDS encoding Eukaryotic translation initiation factor 1A X-chromosomal — protein sequence MPKNKGKGGKNRRRGKNENESEKRELIFKEDGQEYAQVVKMLGNGRLEAQCFDGEKRLAHIRGKLRKKVWINQGDIILISLRDYQDAKADVILKYTTEEARNLKTYGELPENAKINETDTFGQEDGDVDFDIDEI from the exons ATGCccaaaaataaaggaaaa GGAGGAAAAAATAGACGAAGGGGTAAGAACGAAAACGAATCTGAAAAAAGAGAATTGATCTTTAAGGAGGATGGTCAag AATATGCACAAGTGGTAAAAATGTTAGGTAATGGTCGTTTAGAAGCTCAATGCTTTGATGGCGAGAAACGCTTAGCACATATCCGTGGAAAACTACGGAAAAAG GTATGGATCAATCAAGgagatattattttgatttctcTTCGTGATTATCAAGACGCCAAAGCCGacgttattttaaaatatacaactGAAGAAGCcagaaatttaaaaacatatGGCGAATTACCGGAAAATG ctaaaattAATGAAACCGACACTTTTGGTCAAGAAGATGGTGATGTCGATTTCGATATTGATGAG atctga
- a CDS encoding Ribosome biogenesis protein (BUSCO:EOG092C4ZVL) yields the protein MPQNEYIEESIKKHGRRLDYEERKRKREAREAHSTSAFAQKVHGIRAKLYNKKRHAEKIEMKKKIKQHQEKSTKQKDDQAVPEGAIPAYLLDREGQKRAKILSNMIKQKRKEKAGKWNVPLPKVRGIAEDEMFKVVKTGKNRTKQWKRMITKATFVGDGFTRKPPKYERFIRPMALRYKKAHVTHPELGATFCLPIIGVKKNPQSPLYTQLGVLTKGTVIEVNVSELGLVTTSGKVVWGKYAQVTNNPENDGCVNAVLLV from the exons atg CCGCAAAACGAATATATTGAAGAATCCATTAAAAAACATGGACGAAGATTGGATTACGAAGAGCGCAa gCGAAAGAGGGAGGCACGTGAAGCTCATAGCACTTCAGCTTTTGCACAAAAAGTTCATGGTATAAGagcaaaattatataataagaagCGACATGCAGAAAAGATAGAAATGAAGAAGAA GATAAAACAACATCAAGAGAAATCAACTAAACAAAAAGATGATCAAGCAGTACCTGAAGGAGCAATACCAGCATATTTATTAGATCGTGAAGGACAAAAAAGAGCCAAAATATTGTCAAATATGATAAAACAAAAACGTAAAGAAAAAGCTGGCAAATGGAATGTACCCTTACCTAAAGTTAGGGGCATCGCTGAAGATGAAATGTTTAAAGTTGTTAAAACTGGAAAAAATAGAA CCAAACAATGGAAACGTATGATCACAAAAGCGACTTTTGTTGGAGATGGTTTTACTCGTAAACCACCAAAATATGAGAGATTTATTAGACCCATGGCATTACGTTATAAAAAAGCTCATGTTACACATCCAGAGCTGGGAGCCACTTTTTGTTTACCAATCATTGGTGTAAAGAAAAATCCTCAAAGTCCTCTTTATACTCAGTTGGGTGTACTTACTAAAGGTACCGTCATTGAAGTTAATGTTTCCGAATTAGGTCTTGTTACAACTTCTGGTAAAGTTGTTTGGGGTAAATATGCACAAG TGACAAATAATCCCGAAAATGATGGGTGTGTTAATGCAGTTTTGCTTGTTTaa